From Elaeis guineensis isolate ETL-2024a chromosome 16, EG11, whole genome shotgun sequence, a single genomic window includes:
- the LOC105032919 gene encoding glutathione gamma-glutamylcysteinyltransferase 1 isoform X2 codes for MLDCCEPLDKVKAEGITFGKVACLAHCAGAKVEAYRTSHSSVDDFRNHVIKCTSSEDCHLIASYHRKPFKQTGSGHFSPIGGYHAESDMVLILDVARFKYPPHWVPLELLWKAMDTIDEATGHHRGFMLLSRLQKAPSLLYTLSCCHESWVSMARYLIDDVPILLKSEGVSSVPEVLFLLFKSLPASVGDFIKWVAEVRRQEEDGSILSKEEEERLAAKEEVLQQVCETELYKFVTDFLSCASSYCTSFLSLSNEVSLSEIAASVCCQGAAILTGGLGFIQQFGFRTTCVKCLRANGDAPITVVSGMVVSGNNEQGVDMLVPESTAKSKSCCSYNPSDCVLKHPSSNDALTVLLLALPPSTWQGIKDEKLLAEIHDLVSTENLPDVLQQEVLHLRSQLHFLEKAKDKEVEGEIVSLLQL; via the exons ATGTTGGACTGCTGTGAACCATTGGACAAAGTTAAAGCTGAAGGCATCACATTTGGCAAAGTTGCTTGCTTGGCTCACTGCGCTGGAGCTAAAGTTGAAGCTTATCGAACAAGTCACAGCTCCGTTGATGACTTCCGTAACCATGTCATAAAATGTACCTCTTCTGAAGACTGCCATCTGATCGCATCGTATCATAGGAAGCCTTTCAAGCAG ACAGGAAGTGGTCATTTTTCACCAATTGGTGGTTACCATGCTGAAAGTGACATGGTACTCATTTTGGATGTTGCTCGTTTTAAATATCCTCCTCACTGGGTCCCACTTGAACTTCTTTGGAAAGCCATGGATACAATCGATGAAGCAACTGGACACCATAGGGG GTTCATGCTTTTGTCAAGGCTTCAGAAAGCACCATCTTTGCTTTATACCCTG AGCTGCTGTCATGAGAGCTGGGTCAGCATGGCAAGGTACTTGATTGATGATGTACCTATTCTTTTAAAGTCTGAGGGCGTAAGCAGTGTTCCAGAAGTTCTTTTCCTTTTATTCAAATCCCTACCTGCCAGTGTTGGGGATTTCATCAAGTGGGTTGCAGAAGTTAGGAGACAGGAGGAAGATGGGTCAATCTTAAGCAAAGAGGAGGAGGAAAGGCTTGCTGCAAAG GAAGAGGTACTGCAACAAGTTTGTGAGACTGAATTATACAAATTTGTAACAGACTTTTTGTCTTGTGCAAGCTCGTATTGCACAAGTTTCTTATCTTTAAGCAATGAAGTTTCGCTGTCGGAGATTGCAGCTTCTGTCTGTTGCCAAGGGGCGGCAATTTTAACAGGCGGCCTTGGATTTATCCAACAGTTTGGCTTCCGCACAACATGTGTTAAATGCTTGAGGGCTAATGGTGATGCACCCATAACTGTTGTCTCTGGGATGGTTGTTTCAGGCAACAATGAGCAAGGAGTTGATATGCTTGTGCCTGAATCAACCGCAAAATCAAAGAGTTGTTGTAGTTATAATCCAAGTGATTGTGTCCTGAAGCACCCATCAAGCAATGATGCGTTAACTGTTCTGCTGTTGGCCTTACCCCCTTCTACCTGGCAGGGTATAAAGGATGAGAAGCTTTTGGCTGAAATTCATGACCTCGTTTCAACGGAGAATCTTCCAGATGTTTTGCAACAGGAG GTTTTGCACTTGCGGAGTCAGCTCCATTTCCTCGAGAAAGCTAAAGATAAAGAAGTCGAAGGTGAAATTGTATCGCTTTTACAACTTTAA